A window of the Dyadobacter pollutisoli genome harbors these coding sequences:
- a CDS encoding acyl-CoA dehydrogenase family protein, translating to MAVEEANKTSIKGGEFLIKETSASQIFIPEEFTEEQHMIADTCRDFLAKEIWPRLDEIDHAKGPELISELMDKAGELGLLGTVVPEEYGGFGMNFNTSMLVAETTGAGNSFSVALSAHTGIGTLPILYYGNEAQKSQYLPHLASGAWKAAYCLTEPDSGSDANSGKTKAKLTEDGKHYVVNGQKMWITNGGFADIFIVFAKIEENGQTDKNLSAFVIEKSFGGITMNEPEHKMGIKGSDTRQIFFNDCLVPVENLLSERGNGFKIAVNILNIGRIKLAAAALGGAKMVAKQAIKYANERKQFGTAIANFGAIKHKLAEMAVGMFASESAAYRVGQNIDDLIAAHQAKGMSDAESKLKALEELAIECAIMKVHGSEVLDYVVDEGVQVYGGMGFSADAPMDRAYRDSRINRIFEGTNEINRMLVVDMLLKRAMKGQLDLMGPAMAVGKEIMSIPDFNTEEDDSIFAAEKKVIKNLKKAALMIAGAAVQKFMMKLSDEQEIIMNIADMVIEIYAAESVLLRVEKRIGLLGEEANSLQKDLAVVYLNRAVERVNNAGRSAITSFAESDELRVMLMGLKRFTKIEPVNLKDARRRIADELIAKNDYVF from the coding sequence ATGGCCGTTGAAGAAGCTAATAAAACGTCTATTAAAGGAGGGGAATTTTTGATCAAAGAGACATCAGCCTCCCAAATTTTCATTCCCGAAGAGTTTACGGAAGAACAGCATATGATTGCAGACACCTGCCGTGATTTTCTTGCCAAAGAAATATGGCCGCGTCTGGATGAAATAGACCACGCCAAAGGGCCGGAACTCATATCGGAACTAATGGACAAAGCCGGAGAACTAGGCTTACTGGGGACGGTGGTACCTGAGGAATATGGTGGTTTTGGAATGAATTTCAACACTTCTATGCTGGTAGCGGAAACGACCGGCGCAGGGAATTCCTTTTCAGTCGCATTGTCCGCACATACCGGGATCGGCACATTGCCTATCCTCTATTACGGAAACGAAGCACAAAAATCGCAATATCTTCCCCATCTGGCTTCTGGCGCCTGGAAAGCCGCATACTGCCTGACAGAACCTGATTCAGGGTCGGACGCAAACTCTGGCAAAACCAAAGCCAAGCTCACCGAAGACGGCAAACATTATGTTGTCAATGGTCAGAAAATGTGGATTACCAACGGAGGATTTGCTGATATATTTATTGTTTTTGCCAAAATCGAAGAAAACGGGCAGACCGATAAAAATCTCAGCGCATTTGTCATTGAAAAGTCTTTCGGCGGCATTACGATGAACGAGCCGGAGCACAAAATGGGTATCAAAGGTTCTGATACGCGCCAGATCTTCTTCAATGACTGTCTGGTACCTGTCGAAAATTTGTTGTCCGAAAGAGGCAACGGTTTCAAGATCGCGGTAAACATTCTGAACATTGGCAGGATCAAGCTGGCTGCCGCTGCCCTGGGTGGCGCTAAAATGGTAGCAAAACAAGCCATTAAGTACGCCAACGAACGCAAGCAATTCGGAACTGCCATAGCCAATTTTGGTGCGATCAAACATAAACTGGCCGAAATGGCGGTAGGTATGTTCGCATCCGAATCCGCAGCCTACCGCGTTGGACAAAATATCGACGACCTCATTGCAGCGCATCAGGCAAAAGGAATGTCAGACGCCGAATCCAAACTGAAAGCTTTGGAGGAGCTGGCGATAGAATGTGCCATTATGAAGGTACATGGCTCCGAGGTGCTGGATTATGTAGTCGACGAAGGTGTTCAGGTTTATGGCGGTATGGGCTTTTCAGCCGACGCGCCAATGGACCGGGCCTACCGCGACAGCCGGATCAACCGCATTTTCGAAGGTACCAATGAAATCAATCGCATGCTGGTGGTAGATATGCTTTTGAAACGGGCCATGAAAGGTCAGCTCGATCTGATGGGACCTGCTATGGCTGTCGGCAAAGAGATCATGTCGATACCTGATTTTAACACAGAAGAAGACGATTCAATATTCGCAGCCGAGAAAAAGGTGATCAAAAACCTCAAAAAAGCTGCATTAATGATCGCGGGAGCGGCTGTTCAGAAATTTATGATGAAGCTTTCTGATGAACAGGAGATCATTATGAACATTGCCGACATGGTCATTGAAATTTACGCAGCCGAATCTGTCCTTCTCCGGGTAGAAAAGCGGATCGGATTGCTGGGCGAAGAAGCTAACAGCCTCCAAAAAGACCTGGCTGTGGTTTATTTGAACCGGGCGGTAGAGAGGGTCAATAATGCCGGCAGGTCAGCCATTACCAGTTTTGCCGAAAGCGACGAGCTACGCGTCATGCTGATGGGCCTCAAAAGATTTACGAAAATTGAGCCCGTCAATCTCAAAGATGCGCGCCGCCGCATTGCAGATGAGCTGATTGCAAAAAATGATTACGTATTCTGA
- a CDS encoding 4-hydroxy-3-methylbut-2-enyl diphosphate reductase: MKTFNIPDFYRSRIITPIKEFRRKNDKLKRDYAPTLLDFGPVQFLIARHFGFCYGVENAIDIAYKAIAENPGKRIFLLSEMIHNPDVNRDLVDRGVRFIMDTKGNQLIPWEELTTEDIVIVPAFGTTVENQNKLSELGINSYVYDTTCPFVEKVWNRAAQIGEKKYSIIVHGKPNHEETRATFSHSKENAPTIVVENMKQAEILAGYITGSLPVRQFFKDFEGQYSDGFNPEEDLQRIGVVNQTTMLASDTQGIADFLKNVMTRHYKLRPEQVEDHFANTRDTLCYATNDNQDATYALLTHEADLVIVAGGYNSSNTSHLVELCEQKFPTYFIESVNKILDKQLIRHFNLHTKEETVTENYIPDKKPVRIMLTCGASCPDAVVEGILLRLLLFFDEAKPIEEIMLAF; encoded by the coding sequence ATGAAAACGTTTAATATTCCTGATTTTTACCGGAGCCGTATCATTACCCCTATCAAGGAGTTCCGTCGTAAAAATGACAAGCTGAAACGTGATTATGCGCCTACTTTGCTTGATTTCGGACCGGTTCAATTTTTGATTGCACGCCACTTTGGTTTCTGTTACGGAGTCGAAAATGCGATTGACATTGCTTACAAAGCCATTGCCGAAAATCCAGGCAAGCGAATTTTCCTGCTCAGCGAAATGATCCACAATCCTGATGTAAACCGCGACCTGGTTGACCGGGGCGTGCGCTTCATTATGGATACCAAAGGAAATCAGCTGATTCCCTGGGAAGAGCTGACTACCGAGGATATCGTCATCGTCCCCGCATTTGGTACCACTGTTGAAAACCAGAATAAGCTGTCTGAACTGGGTATCAACTCCTATGTATACGATACAACCTGCCCTTTTGTGGAAAAAGTGTGGAACCGTGCCGCTCAGATCGGAGAAAAGAAATACTCCATCATCGTCCATGGCAAGCCCAACCATGAGGAAACCCGGGCTACCTTCTCGCACAGCAAGGAAAATGCCCCGACGATTGTCGTTGAAAATATGAAACAAGCCGAAATCCTGGCTGGCTATATCACCGGCTCACTGCCGGTACGCCAGTTTTTTAAGGATTTTGAAGGTCAATACTCAGACGGTTTTAATCCCGAAGAAGATTTGCAACGGATCGGCGTGGTGAATCAGACCACTATGCTGGCTTCTGATACACAGGGCATTGCCGATTTTTTAAAGAATGTCATGACCCGACATTACAAACTTCGTCCGGAACAAGTGGAAGATCATTTCGCCAATACCCGCGATACCCTGTGCTATGCGACTAATGATAATCAGGATGCGACCTATGCCTTACTCACCCATGAAGCCGATTTGGTGATCGTGGCGGGCGGTTATAATAGCTCCAACACTTCGCATTTGGTGGAGCTTTGTGAGCAAAAATTCCCTACCTACTTCATTGAATCTGTTAACAAAATCCTGGACAAGCAACTGATCCGTCATTTTAACCTGCATACCAAAGAAGAAACGGTCACAGAAAACTACATTCCGGACAAAAAACCGGTACGGATTATGCTCACATGCGGCGCCTCATGCCCCGACGCCGTCGTGGAAGGAATCCTTCTCAGGCTGCTATTGTTTTTCGATGAAGCCAAACCCATTGAGGAAATTATGCTGGCCTTTTAA
- the bshC gene encoding bacillithiol biosynthesis cysteine-adding enzyme BshC — MTLHSVDLRTTGQFPALLLDYLDQKPALEEFYSTYPTLENAKEVILNKKDFDVEKRKTLVDVLNQQYRGLPYLPDFSILLDENTFTVTTGHQLNIFTGPLYIIYKIVTTIKLARALKDAYPEYNFVPVYWMATEDHDFEEIATFHLFGQTHKWTGEHKGAVGRLNPKELESILKQLPDKPLLFAKAYLENNTLADAVRCYMHELFGQQGLITIDADHADLKRHLLPVIKQELTGSVSEKLVTETTSRLNALGYHTPLHAREINLFYLDHNLRERIVKENGSYQVLNTELSFSESEILDLAEKQPELFSPNVILRPLYEEIILPNLAYIGGPSEVPYWMQLKGVFDHFEVPFPMLMPRNFALYINGHQCKKAQKLKINFNDLFLDEVALRKTFIERNTEHVLSLADQKDSFNDIFEEILKKATTVDQTMAGAVKAEHTRLLNSLKHLEKRIVRAEERNHESEIDQLLGLKNKLFPNGIAQERYDNLLNFYINDPAFIQKLFNAFDPLDFKYNVLLED; from the coding sequence ATGACCCTGCATTCCGTAGATCTGCGTACGACAGGCCAGTTTCCTGCTCTATTGCTTGATTATCTCGATCAAAAACCTGCATTGGAAGAGTTTTACAGTACCTATCCTACGCTGGAAAATGCGAAGGAAGTCATTCTGAATAAAAAGGATTTCGACGTTGAAAAGCGCAAAACGCTGGTGGACGTACTGAACCAGCAATATCGCGGACTTCCGTACCTCCCTGATTTTTCGATTTTACTGGACGAAAACACATTTACGGTAACAACCGGCCACCAGCTGAATATCTTCACCGGCCCGTTGTATATCATTTACAAAATCGTCACTACCATCAAGCTTGCCAGGGCATTGAAAGATGCTTACCCCGAATACAATTTTGTGCCCGTGTACTGGATGGCGACGGAGGATCACGATTTTGAAGAAATAGCGACATTCCATCTGTTTGGACAAACACATAAATGGACCGGCGAACACAAAGGCGCTGTGGGAAGGCTGAACCCGAAAGAACTTGAAAGTATCCTGAAACAGCTTCCCGACAAACCACTTTTGTTTGCAAAAGCATATCTGGAAAATAATACCCTGGCCGACGCCGTTCGATGTTATATGCACGAATTGTTCGGGCAGCAGGGCCTGATTACCATCGACGCCGATCACGCGGATCTAAAACGCCACCTTCTACCGGTTATCAAGCAAGAACTGACCGGATCGGTTTCTGAAAAATTGGTCACCGAAACTACCTCAAGACTCAATGCCCTCGGCTACCATACGCCGCTTCACGCAAGGGAAATCAACTTATTTTATCTCGATCACAACCTCAGAGAGCGGATTGTCAAAGAAAACGGTTCCTACCAGGTACTGAATACGGAACTGTCTTTTTCAGAAAGTGAAATCCTGGATCTGGCAGAAAAACAACCGGAATTATTCAGTCCCAATGTGATTCTCAGACCGCTATATGAAGAAATTATATTACCCAATCTCGCGTATATAGGCGGACCGTCAGAGGTGCCTTACTGGATGCAGCTGAAAGGTGTGTTTGATCATTTTGAAGTACCCTTCCCGATGCTCATGCCAAGGAATTTTGCCTTGTATATCAATGGCCATCAGTGTAAAAAGGCACAAAAGCTGAAAATCAATTTCAATGATCTGTTCCTCGATGAAGTAGCGCTGCGCAAGACTTTTATCGAGCGAAATACGGAGCATGTACTCAGCCTGGCCGACCAGAAAGATTCGTTCAATGATATTTTTGAAGAAATACTAAAAAAGGCCACGACTGTTGACCAGACCATGGCGGGGGCCGTCAAAGCCGAACATACCCGCCTTCTTAATTCGTTAAAACACCTGGAAAAACGGATCGTGAGAGCGGAAGAGCGCAACCATGAGTCAGAAATTGATCAATTGCTAGGGCTTAAAAACAAACTGTTCCCGAACGGAATCGCCCAGGAACGGTATGACAATCTGCTGAATTTCTATATTAATGATCCCGCATTCATTCAAAAGCTGTTCAATGCATTTGATCCGCTGGATTTCAAGTATAATGTCTTATTGGAGGACTAA
- a CDS encoding glycosyltransferase → MNNEKKKVLFFTPYATRTGSEMMLLYILKQIDRSRFDIGIVSFANGELLMEFPEDIPVYIAPRKFNILQKVSFHLGINPTLKYLRKLAKDFKADFWYVNTTMIPETIVVAKEFSIKVVTHFHEMPLTYAYLSAPDFKSIVDYSDLLIGCSQTTCDALKHSGGKNIGLLYSFIDGSKVKKNDARTNELKEKLGIPGNAYVWVLSGMTSERKGFDMLPEIAEELNDPNVHLIWVGATIDDGLVYYTEQRCLHSTSATKIHLVGKQKEDYYNYLNMGNGFLLTSRQDPFPLVMIEAALLGKPIISFPSGGVSEFVQEGMGLVTQDLSVKQMVNAMRSLMKGEITTDSSKSVEVASQFNVENGYKEWIKLIDKNY, encoded by the coding sequence ATGAACAACGAGAAAAAAAAGGTTCTTTTTTTTACCCCTTATGCCACACGGACAGGGTCAGAGATGATGCTCCTGTACATCCTTAAACAAATTGACCGCTCACGTTTCGATATAGGCATTGTAAGTTTTGCAAACGGGGAATTATTAATGGAGTTCCCCGAAGATATCCCGGTCTACATTGCGCCGCGGAAATTCAATATTTTGCAAAAGGTCTCATTCCACCTCGGGATCAACCCTACTTTGAAATACCTCCGAAAGCTTGCGAAGGATTTTAAGGCGGATTTCTGGTATGTCAATACCACCATGATTCCTGAAACGATCGTAGTCGCCAAGGAGTTTTCGATCAAAGTCGTTACTCATTTTCATGAAATGCCTTTGACCTACGCCTACCTCAGCGCACCGGATTTCAAAAGTATCGTTGATTATTCCGACTTGCTGATAGGCTGTTCGCAAACGACCTGCGATGCATTAAAGCATTCAGGTGGCAAGAACATTGGCCTGCTATATTCCTTTATTGACGGGTCAAAAGTTAAGAAAAATGATGCCCGGACCAATGAGCTGAAAGAAAAGCTGGGCATACCCGGCAATGCATATGTGTGGGTGCTTTCGGGCATGACTTCGGAGAGAAAAGGGTTCGATATGTTGCCTGAGATCGCCGAAGAACTGAATGACCCAAACGTACATTTGATCTGGGTCGGCGCCACAATCGACGATGGATTAGTGTATTACACAGAACAACGCTGCCTGCATTCGACGTCTGCTACCAAAATTCATCTGGTAGGAAAGCAGAAAGAAGATTATTATAATTATCTTAACATGGGAAATGGATTTCTGCTCACCTCGCGCCAGGATCCCTTTCCGTTGGTGATGATTGAAGCCGCGTTGCTGGGTAAACCTATTATCTCTTTTCCGTCAGGAGGTGTTTCTGAATTCGTTCAGGAGGGTATGGGATTGGTCACACAGGACCTGAGTGTAAAACAAATGGTTAATGCGATGCGATCGCTGATGAAGGGGGAGATCACCACCGACAGTTCGAAAAGCGTTGAGGTAGCAAGTCAATTCAATGTGGAAAATGGCTATAAAGAGTGGATCAAATTAATTGACAAAAACTATTAG
- a CDS encoding RNA polymerase sigma factor, with protein MKTQFYPDRHVELVERCKLGERKAQYELYKCYSKAMFNICMRILNHLGEAEDALQEAFVDAFTNLHQFRQQSTFGAWLKQIVVNKAINHMRSRKVKWVEIDEYQELLEHSDRNEDSFGLDESDTSLEVERVRNTVQKLPDGYRVVLSLYLFEGYDHEEIGEVLGISETTSRTQYMRAKRKLTEMLTR; from the coding sequence TTGAAAACACAATTTTACCCCGACCGGCACGTCGAACTGGTGGAGCGTTGTAAACTCGGTGAGCGTAAAGCTCAGTACGAGTTGTACAAGTGTTACTCGAAAGCCATGTTCAACATTTGCATGCGGATATTGAATCATCTGGGTGAAGCAGAGGACGCTTTGCAGGAGGCCTTTGTGGATGCGTTCACGAATTTGCACCAGTTCAGGCAGCAATCGACGTTTGGTGCCTGGCTGAAACAGATCGTGGTCAACAAGGCGATCAACCATATGAGAAGCAGGAAGGTGAAATGGGTTGAGATTGATGAGTATCAGGAGTTGCTGGAACATAGTGACCGCAATGAAGATTCGTTCGGACTGGACGAAAGCGACACGTCGCTGGAAGTAGAGAGGGTACGCAATACCGTGCAGAAACTGCCCGACGGGTACCGTGTGGTGTTGAGCCTTTACCTGTTCGAAGGGTACGATCATGAGGAGATTGGTGAGGTGCTGGGAATCAGCGAAACTACGTCCCGGACACAATATATGAGGGCAAAAAGAAAATTAACGGAGATGCTGACGAGATAA
- a CDS encoding putative Ig domain-containing protein yields the protein MQNFTYAFNLLTRIPFLILCWILAAHPLSAQTNQKTTETDSQRYLALMLLNLTDPDNIGPEPSLIRTANQYGLNAVYITIPWDKVYFSSPTETPKWAKYDEQIKIATDLGMKVALRIHLGRHSTRIKGFWDVSDSQFSETNKPLLSGYQDTFFGFDNQPIVNKGIAFVKETVNRYKYLQTSNKLLYVSVTNTSTQEGEYPSTLITAGKESSAVYDYSKSMEVGFRAFLKQHYTKIERLNFLWGTTYKTFEEPGPPSTPWDPIESFRQRYGKDWYIYRHMMFKKYMEQMIDAVKSIDPAIKFVSDYGSVFDSPSVMRGTLAYKDLNKKADGIKVNDNIATHDHRWSVDIIKSDAPASFITANELFVSSYFDNNAHLKQITENFEHGANVVAVVISAADQMSRSEPFLRPAAAQWLNKSMTPIVYSDSVGYRLSAAVEKKGAINVAYDDWSKKAYADPARPRPIRVRLIEDLLTQEYWNEAANHVPYVFRPVPMQIIPVNKDFAYKLPIDTFSDVDGTVVRIDVGALPSWLRYEGGQLRGKPTTLGDYRIQLKGIDDEGGAADAFLTIRVDTRENANKPPTVDSNFSNQTVAIDKPFTYTLPKGAFEDIDGQVVKIEASELPSWLKFANGILSGTPTKLGEYRISLKAYDDLNAFVETYFTIKVVEPQFLNAPPYASSTLPVKYAQINMPFNFILPTNIFGDPDGYISSISIQNRPSWLDFSLNVFSGTPTEEGEYRLIIRAYDNAGAYVEVPFILIVEIPELRFELVKGGSKVDQSVIRKLDGDDVLPYDSLPPMLNIYAYGNFEYDRVTFDLNGPYRKQSTTKTFPYALYENELGFAPYVGRYTLTVTAAKEDSAIVTNSIQFSISYGDMVNITKNMADWAFYPNPVESVINIKLPEQQPGDSLQYTLITASGIRIPIPESVITTSDNLSNIDLFKLGVSSGIYFVRVENNGSFLQQFRIFKK from the coding sequence ATGCAAAACTTTACGTACGCTTTTAACCTCTTAACCCGGATCCCGTTTTTAATTTTATGCTGGATATTGGCGGCGCATCCGCTATCAGCCCAAACAAACCAAAAAACTACCGAGACCGATTCCCAAAGATATCTGGCGCTGATGCTCCTCAATCTCACCGATCCTGACAATATTGGCCCGGAGCCCAGCCTGATCAGGACGGCCAACCAATACGGCCTCAATGCAGTTTACATTACCATTCCCTGGGACAAAGTGTATTTCAGCTCGCCTACCGAAACCCCAAAATGGGCCAAGTATGATGAGCAGATCAAAATAGCGACTGATCTCGGCATGAAAGTCGCATTAAGGATTCACCTCGGGCGCCATAGTACCAGGATCAAAGGTTTTTGGGACGTTTCGGATAGCCAGTTTAGTGAAACCAATAAACCATTGCTGAGCGGATACCAGGATACTTTCTTCGGATTTGATAACCAACCCATTGTTAATAAAGGAATTGCCTTCGTAAAAGAAACGGTTAACCGCTACAAATATTTACAAACCAGCAACAAGCTGCTATATGTATCGGTCACCAACACTTCCACCCAGGAAGGTGAATATCCCAGCACCCTCATTACTGCTGGCAAGGAAAGCTCCGCGGTATACGATTATTCCAAATCCATGGAAGTCGGTTTCAGGGCTTTTCTGAAACAGCATTACACCAAAATAGAGCGTCTGAATTTTCTTTGGGGAACAACCTACAAAACTTTTGAAGAACCCGGCCCGCCTTCCACACCCTGGGACCCGATCGAATCTTTCAGGCAGCGTTATGGAAAGGACTGGTACATTTACCGGCACATGATGTTCAAGAAATACATGGAGCAGATGATCGATGCAGTCAAATCCATTGACCCGGCCATCAAATTCGTGTCAGACTATGGCTCTGTATTCGACAGTCCGTCTGTCATGCGCGGAACACTTGCCTACAAAGATTTGAATAAAAAAGCGGACGGAATTAAGGTGAATGATAACATCGCTACGCATGATCACCGCTGGTCTGTAGATATCATCAAAAGCGATGCGCCTGCCAGCTTCATTACCGCCAATGAATTGTTTGTCAGCTCCTATTTCGACAACAATGCGCATTTAAAACAGATCACCGAAAATTTTGAGCATGGAGCGAATGTGGTAGCTGTCGTTATTTCTGCGGCGGATCAGATGTCCCGTTCAGAGCCATTCCTTCGCCCCGCAGCAGCACAATGGCTTAACAAGTCTATGACACCAATTGTTTACTCCGATTCAGTCGGTTACCGTTTGTCTGCCGCAGTTGAGAAAAAAGGGGCTATTAATGTAGCTTATGACGATTGGTCCAAGAAAGCATATGCAGATCCCGCCAGGCCGCGGCCAATCCGCGTTCGTCTGATAGAAGATTTATTGACGCAGGAATATTGGAATGAGGCAGCCAACCACGTACCCTACGTTTTCAGGCCGGTGCCGATGCAAATTATACCGGTCAATAAAGATTTTGCGTACAAACTACCGATCGATACATTCTCTGATGTCGATGGTACGGTTGTCAGGATTGACGTGGGAGCACTGCCGTCCTGGCTCAGGTATGAGGGCGGCCAGCTGCGAGGTAAACCTACCACCCTCGGCGATTACCGCATTCAGTTAAAAGGAATTGACGACGAAGGCGGGGCCGCAGATGCATTTCTGACGATTCGTGTTGATACCCGCGAGAATGCCAACAAACCGCCTACTGTCGACAGTAATTTCTCCAATCAGACTGTCGCGATCGATAAACCTTTCACATACACTTTGCCAAAAGGTGCATTTGAAGACATTGATGGACAAGTTGTTAAAATTGAAGCAAGCGAACTGCCTTCCTGGCTGAAATTTGCTAATGGTATACTAAGCGGGACACCGACCAAATTGGGAGAATACCGGATCAGTTTGAAAGCATATGATGACCTCAATGCATTTGTAGAAACCTATTTCACGATTAAAGTCGTAGAGCCGCAGTTCCTGAACGCGCCTCCGTACGCAAGCAGCACATTACCAGTGAAATATGCGCAGATCAACATGCCATTTAACTTTATCCTGCCTACCAATATCTTTGGTGATCCGGACGGATATATTTCATCTATTTCAATTCAAAACCGTCCTTCCTGGCTTGATTTCTCATTGAATGTTTTCTCAGGAACACCTACTGAGGAAGGCGAGTACAGGCTGATTATCAGGGCGTACGACAATGCCGGAGCATATGTGGAAGTACCCTTTATCTTGATCGTGGAAATTCCGGAGCTTCGTTTTGAATTGGTAAAAGGCGGCAGTAAGGTTGACCAAAGCGTGATCCGCAAGCTCGACGGCGATGACGTACTACCTTACGATTCATTGCCTCCGATGCTGAACATTTACGCCTACGGAAACTTTGAATACGACCGCGTTACATTTGACCTGAATGGTCCATACAGAAAGCAATCTACGACCAAGACATTTCCTTACGCACTCTACGAAAATGAGTTGGGATTTGCACCTTACGTCGGTCGCTACACCCTAACGGTCACGGCAGCGAAGGAAGATTCCGCGATTGTGACCAACTCCATTCAGTTCAGTATTTCCTATGGAGATATGGTCAACATTACGAAAAATATGGCGGACTGGGCTTTTTATCCGAACCCGGTGGAGAGTGTGATCAACATTAAACTTCCCGAACAACAACCCGGTGACAGCCTGCAATACACATTGATCACCGCTTCCGGGATACGCATCCCTATTCCTGAAAGTGTGATCACAACTTCCGATAACCTTTCCAATATTGATCTATTCAAGCTTGGTGTGTCGTCCGGGATCTATTTTGTAAGAGTGGAAAACAATGGATCATTCTTGCAACAGTTCAGGATTTTCAAAAAATAA